A genomic segment from Hippoglossus stenolepis isolate QCI-W04-F060 chromosome 3, HSTE1.2, whole genome shotgun sequence encodes:
- the il17rd gene encoding interleukin-17 receptor D, which yields MAAPRTFFISLSGFFLLLYVPGGSTTSGIRNPNQEKCGFKVQSGADGGRRLAVTFRAENCSINYPLGKHVIHEVANVSFSHLSCDDQAAVVVHWSPSPLGIEHIKGFRVYLEDKNPEGKQCQHLILKDPRQLNFSHKSTKLSSQPFSGLTFDTDYMVRVVPFPTLMNESFFPPSFLRTNSCEVLLGSDNLVCKPFWKPKTLNVSQLGANLHVAFDQAPPSFGFHFYYLYYKLRHDGPFKLQRCKPDVNQLRTTCIVQNVTPGTYTVELRDDGNTTRRQTQYYVSQVHSPWAGPIRAMAITVPLVLMSAFATLFTVMCRKKQQENIYSQLDEESSESSNQSAALNPERPWPRPKVFICYSNRDCPKHTSVIQSFAYFLQDFCNCEVVLDLWEHLEMCKEGQMSWLSRQLDDANFIITVCSRGLRYYVEKKSRRGKTPVSRRSNSSSSAPICGSGSDLFTVGVAMVAEKLRMAKQSEGGGAQELNRYMAVYFDYSTENDIPTMLSLAPRFKLMDQLPQLFSRLHSSQSSLTDREQQPLNVSRRNYFRSKSGRSLYVSICNMHQHISQNPDWFEKQLAPAAASSAASGVSSKHSPLPTVPGSSPPKTPCSSSSSPPPERRFDSGLVLNEVAVRTPSLEGGNGGPKRNMLLLAPGSSPSLNLSPNPSPSPGLCPSPGLCPSPGLPHCSGSLLGPTSRSSSGVSGLSPEESSSSSSSSAPSILQDGVFPGSTQAEEDHPTPPELPPPRDSGIYDSSVPSSELSIPLMEGLSHDQADSSSVADSESSSSGLGDEEPSVVTSLHCSTATVCKAELHHHHHLEHSEGLAPVASL from the exons ACTGTTCAATAAACTACCCGCTGGGGAAACATGTCATCCACGAGGTCGCCAACGTCTCCTTCAGCCACCTGTCCTGTGACGATCAGGCCGCTGTGGTGGTCCACTGGTCTCCAAGTCCATTAG gGATCGAACACATTAAAGGCTTCAGAGTTTATCTGGAGGACAAGAATCCAGAAGGGAAACAGTGTCAACATCTCATCCTCAAAGATCCACGACAACTCAACTTCTCTCACAAGAGCACG AAGCTGAGCAGTCAGCCGTTCAGCGGTTTGACGTTCGACACCGACTACATGGTTCGTGTTGTTCCTTTCCCAACTCTGATGAACGAGAGtttcttccctccatccttcctcagGACCAATT cgTGTGAAGTCCTCCTGGGATCAGACAACTTAGTTTGCAAACCAT TCTGGAAGCCGAAGACCCTGAACGTGTCTCAGCTGGGCGCCAACCTGCACGTGGCGTTCGACCAGGCTCCGCCCTCCTTCGGCTTCCACTTCTACTACCTGTACTACAAACTGAGGCACGACGGACCTTTCAAACTGCAGCGCTGCAAACCG GACGTGAACCAGCTCAGAACTACATGTATCGTCCAGAACGTCACTCCAGGAACCTACACTGTAGAG CTGAGAGACGACGGCAACACGACCAGGAGACAGACGCAGTACTATGTCAGCCAGG TCCACTCCCCCTGGGCGGGGCCTATCCGTGCCATGGCCATCACGGTGCCTCTGGTCTTAATGTCCGCCTTCGCCACCCTCTTCACCGTCATGTGTCGCAAGAAACAGCAGG AAAACATCTACAGCCAGCTGGACGAGGAGAGCAGCGAGTCGTCCAACCAGAGCGCAGCGTTGAACCCGGAGCGGCCGTGGCCTCGACCCAAAGTCTTCATCTGTTACTCCAACAGAGACTGTCCCAAACACACCAGCGTCATCCAGAGCTTCGCCTACTTCCTGCAGGACTTCTGCAACTGTGAG gttgtgttggACCTGTGGGAACATCTGGAGATGTGTAAAGAGGGTCAGATGTCGTGGCTCAGCCGCCAGCTGGACGACGCCAACTTCATCATCACCGTCTGCTCCAGAGGCCTCCG CTACTATGTGGAGAAGAAGAGTCGCAGAGGGAAGACGCCCGTCAGTCGCCGTAGCAACAGTAGCAGCAGCGCCCCGATCTGTGGATCTGGCAGTGACCTGTTTACGGTGGGCGTGGCCATGGTCGCTGAAAAGCTGCGCATGGCGAAGCAGAGTGAAGGCGGGGGGGCGCAGGAGCTGAACCGCTACATGGCGGTCTACTTCGACTACTCGACAGAAAACGACATCCCCACCATGTTGAGTCTGGCTCCCAG GTTCAAGCTGATGGACCAGCTGCCTCAGCTCTTCAGTCGCCTCCACTCCAGTCAGTCCAGCCTGACCGACCGTGAGCAGCAGCCTCTCAACGTCTCCAGGAGGAACTACTTCAGGAGCAAGTCTGGACGCTCGCTCTACGTCTCCATCTGCAACATGCACCAGCACATCAGCCAGAACCCCGACTGGTTCGAGAAGCAGCTGGCTCCTGCCGCGGCCTCCTCGGCCGCCTCCGGAGTCTCTTCCAAACATTCTCCTCTCCCCACCGTCCCGGGTTCCAGTCCTCCAAAGActccctgctcttcctcctcctcgccgcCGCCCGAGCGGAGGTTTGACTCCGGTTTGGTGCTGAATGAGGTGGCGGTGAGGACGCCGTCGCTGGAGGGCGGGAATGGAGGCCCGAAAAGGAACATGCTCCTCCTGGCTCCTGGCTCCAGTCCCAGTCTCAATCTGAGCCCCAATCCTAGTCCTAGTCCTGGTCTTTGCCCCAGTCCTGGTCTCTGTCCCAGTCCAGGTCTGCCACACTGCTCTGGTTCCCTGCTGGGACCCACTTCAag gTCCAGCTCTGGAGTGTCTGGACTTTCACCGGAagaatcctcctcctcctcctcctcctctgctccatccaTCCTGCAGGATGGGGTGTTTCCTGGCTCCACCCAGGCAGAAGAAGACCACCCCACCCCTCCAGAGCTCCCCCCTCCTCGGGATTCAGGCATCTACGATTCGTCGGTCCCTTCGTCAGAGCTGTCCATTCCCCTAATGGAGGGACTGTCACATGACCAGGCCGACTCCTCCTCCGTAGCCGACAGTGAATCGTCCTCTTCGGGCCTGG GTGACGAGGAGCCGTCGGTGGTCACGTCGCTCCACTGCAGCACGGCCACAGTTTGTAAAGCGGagctgcaccaccaccaccacctggaGCACAGTGAGGGACTCGCTCCTGTGGCCTCGTTGTAG